CCCTTTGCATCCCTACCTTAAATCCAGCTGAACGATTAAGCATTTGAGATGCCCAAGGAAAGCATTGATTAGATGAATCAAGAAAGATTCTGAACATATTGACACTGTTATCTGCGCTGTGATTGCATATATCAACTGTTCTTTCAAAACACCCATATACTCATCATATTCTACCTCTTCCTCCAACCTTCAGGGAGGCGCCATTTCCTATGCCAGTAAATCGACACCTTTGGCCACAATGGAAAACCAAAACTGTAGTCCACTGGCTCGTCTGCCAAAcccccaatggacagaggtaGCCAAACATACCGGGAATCTCTCAGGTTTGACGGGTTCCACCTGTCTGCCATGAAGATGAATGTACCAGGCAAGCCAGGGAGGGGAAGCACGAACGTGCTTTGAGATAAGAATGTTGTCACTCGGAGAAACTGGTTGCCTCCAACGCATGGGTTTCCCAGTGTCTCCCAAGGCCCCATGATTGAGTGTGTGGCATGCGCCAATGCTCTATTAGGAGCCCAGCCTGAGCAACGTGAGGTGATCATATAGTAGGTTCCTTGGAACTTGAAGACCGCCGGAGCTTCCCTGAATCTTCTTACTAATATTCTCCTCATTGCTGATGTGATGTTAAGATAATCCTCTGTCAACGGACTGACATGAAGCTCACTATTGACACGAGAAGAGTAGAAGAGGTAAGCTTTGCCATCGTCATCTTTGAAAATTGTCATGTCTCTACTATCAAATCCATGAGGTCGAAAGCTGTAGAGGTAAGTGAAAGTTCCAGTGGGAGAGTTGCTGACAGCCACACCGACAGATGCTCTGGTGTAGTTAGTGTCGTCGATGTGCATCCACATAACATATTGCTTAGTGCGATCATTATATATCACCTTAGGTCTCTCAAGCACCTTTGATTTATGAAGGTCATGGGTGATGTTAGTACGCTCTCCAGGAAGCACAATTCCTTCATGAGTCCATGACCACAGGTCTTCTGAGGAGTAGCAGCTTACACCTATAATGTCTACCTGGAAAAATTGCGAAGACAAGCATGCATCAGTGCAAAATCTACTAAGCAGCAATCAAGAACAGACTACAGGTAATCAAAACCACAGTCACataagttgtactaaatctgcggcaagtaattccggccggagggggTATTAGAATTTCTACTGACCCGTTGTGCCCCTTCAGGGTGAATTTGGTAGGTAGGTCCATCTTTGTTTTCTCCGTACCAATAATATTTAGCAGTCTTATGATCATATAGAATCCCACCACCATGGGCTTGAATGGTATTTCCATCAGTGTCCAGCCACACCCTACCGGGATGAAAGGACATGCTATcatttcctcctctttggGGGTTCATAGCAGTTGATTGACTAGGAAAGAACATGCCATGTATTGCTGAGGTCCCATCTAGATATTCGTCTATAATCTTTGAAGCCTTGCGAGGGCCCCGACGTTTAGCTGCACGAGGATTCACCTTGTGAGGAGGTGGCAAGTGAAAATGCTCTTCCTCAATCTCTTCCAATTCTCTGGTGGCAGGCAGGTGGCCAGAATAGATACGGCCATGCCTAGTTTCTACTTGATGGCTGATGAAAAATAAGCAGACAATGAGGGAAAATCCCAGCAAGCCCCATACAATAAAAGACAAGCGAGATCCACAGCCTGCATCAAAGTTGAGAATAGATGATTTCCGCTCTCTGTTCCTCATCTTCGTTCTCCCTTTACTAACCATCATAAGAAAGCTGCAGTAACAAATCCACTATGGCTTAATCCATATGAAATGTTGAAACAGAATTAACCATAGGAAAGCAAATCAATAAAGTAATAAAACAGCTAGCATTCCATATAACAGAAGCTGGAAGGAATAATCATGGATCAATTTGGACCAAGAGAGCAAAGAAGTTCCAACAGAATATATGGATAGCCTTATTCCACAATAGAAGTTACAACAAGACATTCTGATGAAATCAAAACTGTAACAATAATAGTAATAATTTCAACAATGCAGACCAAGAATCTGATGAACTAATTTCACGTAACACACAATGAGGAATGATCATGGGGTGCAGACATGCGGCGGAAgggcacacaaaggttaccgATCTTTAAATTTGAAGTGTTGGGACCTAAATGTCAAAAGATAATTAGCTTGAAACAACCAAAAAACCTACAGCTTTTCTTGAAACTAAAACATATTCTGCAGAACGAACTCAACTTTTTCTTGAACCTGCACCTAAGTGCGCGACATTTTCATCAGAAGGAATGATGAGAAGGCAAAAGTACAAAAGCCGAAGGCAAAAACGGGACAGAAAACaaaggcaaaaagaaaaaggcccCAAAATGGTGCAGCAGCAACCCAGGAAGGctatgaagaaaacaagaaaatctGTACACTAGCTAAAAACAGTAAGCTAGTCTAGGGGCTTGGAGTGCAGCGGAAGCCTTCAAAGTGGCTCCAGCCGCTATCCGGAGCTGAGCTTCGATTCACCCAGTCAATCAGCCCTCCTTGTATCTTCAAATAGAAAGCTGGTCTCGGTATTTTATTCTTGCTCTTGCATTACATATCATGGTTATACTTGTAGAAACAGCAGCAAGATAACAGCACAGCATACTAATATCATATCGCTCAGCATAGTTCAGTAGCAGGACTATGTATCCTAAGTTCGGGATTCgttgcaaacttgcaatgcaaagttgtaaataaagaaaaaaatacaaactCTCTGCATAATCAGAACTGTAAAAGAAGAAGTTGAAATAAACGCTGCAATGATTACAGCAATTTCGTTAAACTGACATCTCCCTTTAGTGTTCTGATTGATGCAATAAATGATTCAGAAGTCAGAACCAAAACAAACAATATGTCCTCATTAGACGGTCGTTTGACATCCTTTTCAGCATCCACGCACGGTTTGAACAACTGAGCAATTCCTCACAAATGCTTCACCACACAGCTCCGGAACAGGGTAGCCAAACTATGCTCTCAAATCTCAATCATTTATAAATGAACGATAGGGTAAATACTACgtacggagtagtagtttCCTAGAGCGGAGAACATCTACCAAGTACCTACCATTTCCAGATTCGCTCAGGCCATCGTTGAATCCCCCGCTCGGTCGATCTAGATCGGAAAAGAATTCGCTTCACCAGTTCGCTGCTCGATACGCTACAGACACAGAACAGGAACTGCGTACCACGGATATCGTTCGCGACGTCCTGACTCCTGGGCATCGCTACACGGCCATcctgtcgccgtcgccgctggaTCACCGTTCTGCCGTCATTGATGTCTTTCGTTGAGGGAGAGCGGCGCAGGAGAGATGTACAagggggcggcggcacggcggtgTGGGAAGGAGCAGCAGGCAAGCGGCGCGTTGGGAGGCGGCAGGTAGAAATTGGAAGGAGCGCGGTGCGGTGGAGGGGCCTGGGGGGCGATGACTGAGGCAGGGAAGAGACGACCTCAGTCGTGACTCGTGAGCCGTCCCGTGACACGGGACAGTTCCCGTTTCTTCGTATTCCTTTTCTACCGGAGCAAACAAAACTCTCGATATTAATcaaattttattaaatattAAGTTCACTATATCAACGAAATTTTGTTACAATATCATATCAATATATTTCATTAATATGTGATAAATATATTAACTAAAATTTATCATTTTGCATGCGAAATTCATGTCACGTGTTCGCTTGTGGTGAACCGATTGGTTCATGCCAGACTTTTCTAATTCCCAGTGGTTTGTCTAAACTCTACACGTTGTTGGACACAAATTTGCATTTGCGCTCtttaaaaataagaaaaattaCAAATTTTTAACGTAATTTTATCATTCCACTTACGGGTTTTTCGCAGAAGAACAAGAATTTTCGGAAACGACGCAAGCATCGCGAGAATCCCTAACAAAAATAAGTAGAGAAAAGTATATCTTTCATCCCTCAACTTGTCCAAAAATACACAAATGGTCACACAACTATTTTTCATCCCTCGGTTATCAAAAACCGAACAACAATGGTCTCCCCATGTGAACTGATATTAGTGATGATGTAACATGATTTTGGCCTTGAAATATCACATTGGTTTCggggtttttgttttttcttggcGGAAACAAATTGACTTGAGGAATAAATTGAAAAATGTTAATTCTTATATAGAACGCCACTAACATGTCTATTCTTAATTTCTTATATAGCACGCCACTACTATCGCTCACTGTCGCAAGCTGACCAGACATTGTTGATCGTGGATGAAAAGTCATTGGTCCACGAGGACCAGTGACCCGGCAAAGAAGTCGCTGCCTGGGCATCATGTTGCAGTTATTGACGTTTTCCCTTGGAGTCAACCTCCAAGAACTAAATAAACCACAGGACCTACTTGTGACCCTCTAATTATTCTTTTCAAAATTCATTTAGATATAGGTGTCTTAAGCTGACTTTATACTTATGATATTTTTAGTTTGATATCTACAGATGTAAGAGGTAGACTT
The Brachypodium distachyon strain Bd21 chromosome 2, Brachypodium_distachyon_v3.0, whole genome shotgun sequence genome window above contains:
- the LOC100836340 gene encoding uncharacterized protein LOC100836340 isoform X1, translating into MPRSQDVANDIRGTQFLFCVCSVSSSELVKRILFRSRSTERGIQRWPERIWKCFLMMVSKGRTKMRNRERKSSILNFDAGCGSRLSFIVWGLLGFSLIVCLFFISHQVETRHGRIYSGHLPATRELEEIEEEHFHLPPPHKVNPRAAKRRGPRKASKIIDEYLDGTSAIHGMFFPSQSTAMNPQRGGNDSMSFHPGRVWLDTDGNTIQAHGGGILYDHKTAKYYWYGENKDGPTYQIHPEGAQRVDIIGVSCYSSEDLWSWTHEGIVLPGERTNITHDLHKSKVLERPKVIYNDRTKQYVMWMHIDDTNYTRASVGVAVSNSPTGTFTYLYSFRPHGFDSRDMTIFKDDDGKAYLFYSSRVNSELHVSPLTEDYLNITSAMRRILVRRFREAPAVFKFQGTYYMITSRCSGWAPNRALAHATHSIMGPWETLGNPCVGGNQFLRVTTFLSQSTFVLPLPGLPGTFIFMADRWNPSNLRDSRYVWLPLSIGGLADEPVDYSFGFPLWPKVSIYWHRKWRLPEGWRKR
- the LOC100836340 gene encoding uncharacterized protein LOC100836340 isoform X2 is translated as MMVSKGRTKMRNRERKSSILNFDAGCGSRLSFIVWGLLGFSLIVCLFFISHQVETRHGRIYSGHLPATRELEEIEEEHFHLPPPHKVNPRAAKRRGPRKASKIIDEYLDGTSAIHGMFFPSQSTAMNPQRGGNDSMSFHPGRVWLDTDGNTIQAHGGGILYDHKTAKYYWYGENKDGPTYQIHPEGAQRVDIIGVSCYSSEDLWSWTHEGIVLPGERTNITHDLHKSKVLERPKVIYNDRTKQYVMWMHIDDTNYTRASVGVAVSNSPTGTFTYLYSFRPHGFDSRDMTIFKDDDGKAYLFYSSRVNSELHVSPLTEDYLNITSAMRRILVRRFREAPAVFKFQGTYYMITSRCSGWAPNRALAHATHSIMGPWETLGNPCVGGNQFLRVTTFLSQSTFVLPLPGLPGTFIFMADRWNPSNLRDSRYVWLPLSIGGLADEPVDYSFGFPLWPKVSIYWHRKWRLPEGWRKR